From a single Polynucleobacter asymbioticus QLW-P1DMWA-1 genomic region:
- a CDS encoding DsbA family protein gives MSKTTFKSALLLIGALTLSLQLNIAYSQTPSSTPTTEQIIQSLEKSGALDRAIDRGIERYRQKQINAAQAKQQKEEAQKVAMAKNARAVDVKNDFIYGKPDAVISIIEYSDFECPFCKQFGDIPNKVVDSMPDQVNLVWRNFPLSFHDPVATKEAIAAACAAQQGGNNAFWKYAQGIFKNTRSNAQGMPSVNGVDPLLALAKEQGLDTDKFSTCMQSEAVAKQVSADLEDGMNAGISGTPGVILVNHKTGAFNVLAGAVPEDVLKQEVKNLLNAKK, from the coding sequence ATGTCTAAAACTACCTTTAAATCAGCCCTGCTCTTGATTGGCGCGCTGACCCTGAGTCTGCAACTCAATATTGCTTACTCCCAGACGCCTAGCTCCACCCCAACGACGGAGCAGATTATTCAGAGTCTTGAAAAATCAGGGGCCTTGGATCGCGCAATTGATAGAGGAATTGAGCGCTATCGCCAAAAACAAATCAATGCCGCCCAAGCTAAACAGCAAAAAGAAGAGGCCCAAAAAGTAGCCATGGCAAAAAATGCCCGAGCAGTGGATGTCAAAAATGACTTCATTTATGGAAAACCAGATGCAGTCATTTCCATTATTGAATACTCCGATTTTGAGTGCCCATTTTGCAAACAGTTTGGAGATATCCCAAATAAAGTGGTTGATTCGATGCCAGATCAAGTCAATCTAGTGTGGCGAAATTTTCCACTCTCCTTTCATGACCCGGTTGCAACAAAAGAAGCAATTGCTGCAGCTTGCGCCGCTCAACAAGGCGGTAACAATGCCTTCTGGAAATATGCTCAAGGCATATTCAAAAATACACGCTCAAATGCTCAAGGCATGCCAAGCGTTAATGGCGTAGACCCTTTATTGGCCTTGGCTAAAGAGCAAGGTTTGGATACCGATAAATTTAGCACCTGCATGCAATCTGAGGCAGTCGCCAAGCAAGTTAGCGCTGATTTGGAGGATGGCATGAATGCAGGCATTAGCGGGACTCCAGGCGTCATTCTCGTTAATCACAAAACTGGCGCATTTAATGTACTCGCAGGTGCAGTTCCGGAGGATGTTTTAAAGCAAGAAGTAAAGAATCTTCTGAATGCCAAAAAATAA
- a CDS encoding 3-keto-disaccharide hydrolase, producing MACSPLFVYAQAIITTLGTPIPLFNGADLGAFDHNKDRNGNANWLIINNEIQATQGHSLLVSRLSLPDFQLDFDYWASDSTQATVFFRCANPDAVNADTAYEVTLVNQSKDVGASSILLLNKVKQSKVANQWNHIRISAIGTDLSVTLNGVTHHVRDTRFSNGPLAINYISGELRVKNIFLTIPGRW from the coding sequence ATGGCTTGCTCCCCCCTGTTTGTATATGCGCAGGCAATCATTACTACTCTCGGTACGCCCATTCCTTTATTTAATGGCGCTGATCTGGGTGCGTTTGACCACAATAAAGATAGAAATGGAAATGCAAATTGGCTGATTATCAATAATGAGATCCAAGCAACGCAAGGTCACAGCTTATTGGTTTCACGTTTAAGTCTGCCGGATTTTCAACTTGATTTTGATTATTGGGCCTCTGACAGTACTCAGGCAACGGTATTCTTTCGTTGCGCAAATCCAGACGCCGTGAATGCTGACACTGCTTATGAAGTGACTTTAGTTAATCAATCGAAAGATGTGGGCGCCAGTTCAATTTTGCTGCTTAATAAAGTAAAGCAGTCAAAGGTGGCTAATCAATGGAACCATATACGTATCAGCGCCATTGGAACCGATCTATCAGTAACATTAAACGGAGTAACTCATCATGTTCGAGATACCCGATTTAGTAATGGCCCATTAGCAATTAACTATATAAGTGGCGAGCTTCGTGTAAAAAATATTTTTCTCACCATCCCCGGGAGATGGTGA
- a CDS encoding urate hydroxylase PuuD: MASILTSLGRTVLAGFVLLILIIFALGGNFSSAELPFIFRWLHVMFGVMWIGLLWYFNFVQIPSMPKIPDEQKPAIGKVIAPAALFWFRYAALFTVLTGLILATLNGYAHQAFTLQAPFRAIGLGMWIALIMAINVWFIIWPNQKRALGIVPVEADVKAKSARIAMLTSRLNTMLSIPMLFLMVAQSHNTTWFVIVS; the protein is encoded by the coding sequence ATGGCTTCAATTTTGACTTCATTGGGACGTACAGTATTAGCTGGCTTTGTGCTCCTCATTTTGATTATCTTTGCCTTAGGCGGTAACTTTAGTTCTGCTGAATTACCATTTATTTTCCGTTGGTTGCACGTCATGTTTGGCGTGATGTGGATCGGTTTGCTCTGGTACTTCAACTTTGTGCAAATTCCTTCCATGCCTAAGATTCCTGATGAGCAAAAACCAGCTATTGGTAAAGTCATTGCGCCTGCAGCGTTATTTTGGTTCCGTTACGCAGCACTGTTCACTGTATTGACTGGTTTAATCCTGGCAACTTTGAATGGCTACGCACACCAAGCCTTCACATTACAGGCGCCATTCCGAGCAATTGGTTTAGGCATGTGGATTGCTCTTATTATGGCGATTAATGTTTGGTTCATCATTTGGCCTAATCAAAAACGTGCCCTTGGTATCGTTCCAGTTGAGGCTGATGTAAAGGCTAAATCTGCACGTATAGCAATGTTGACTTCACGCTTGAACACAATGCTTTCTATCCCAATGTTGTTCTTGATGGTTGCTCAATCCCATAACACGACTTGGTTTGTGATTGTTTCTTAA
- the sodB gene encoding superoxide dismutase [Fe], whose protein sequence is MEHTLPPLPYALDALAPHISKETLEYHYGKHHQAYVTNLNNLIKGTEFEALSLEDIIKKSAAGVFNNAAQVWNHTFYWNSLKPNGGGAPTGPLADAINAKWGSFDKFKEEFNKCAVGTFGSGWAWLVKKADGSLDLVSTSNAATPLTTDAKPLLTCDVWEHAYYIDTRNARPKYLENFWNVVNWDFASSNFA, encoded by the coding sequence ATGGAACATACATTACCTCCGTTGCCATATGCTCTAGACGCACTTGCGCCCCACATTTCAAAAGAAACACTTGAGTATCACTACGGCAAGCATCATCAAGCTTACGTTACCAACTTAAATAATTTGATTAAGGGTACAGAGTTCGAGGCTTTGAGTTTGGAAGACATTATTAAAAAATCTGCTGCTGGTGTTTTTAATAATGCTGCCCAGGTATGGAATCACACCTTCTATTGGAATAGCTTAAAGCCAAATGGTGGTGGAGCTCCTACAGGCCCTTTGGCTGATGCGATTAATGCTAAATGGGGTTCATTTGATAAATTCAAAGAAGAGTTTAATAAGTGCGCAGTAGGTACATTCGGTTCTGGTTGGGCATGGTTGGTTAAGAAGGCTGATGGTAGTTTGGATTTAGTATCTACCAGCAATGCAGCAACACCATTAACCACGGATGCAAAACCGCTACTCACTTGCGATGTTTGGGAGCATGCCTACTATATTGATACTCGCAATGCACGCCCAAAATACTTGGAAAACTTTTGGAATGTAGTGAATTGGGATTTTGCGAGCAGTAATTTTGCATAA
- a CDS encoding 3-hydroxybutyrate dehydrogenase, with translation MSTLKGKTALVTGSTSGIGLGMAIALAKQGANIMVNGFGEKDDALAQIKACGVEVDYHGADMSKPAEIEDLIKQTEKRFGSLDILVNNAGIQYTANIEDFPADKWDAIIAINLSSAFHTTHHALPGMQKRNWGRIINIASVHGLVASTQKAAYVAAKHGIVGLTKVTALENARTGITCNAICPGWVLTPLVQKQVDARAERDGVSNEAAKIALVSEKQPSGQFVTPEQLAALAVFLCGPDASEVRGVAWNMDGGWTAQ, from the coding sequence ATGTCGACATTAAAAGGTAAAACAGCATTAGTAACTGGTTCTACTAGCGGTATTGGTCTAGGTATGGCGATTGCACTAGCTAAGCAGGGCGCCAACATCATGGTGAATGGCTTTGGTGAAAAAGATGATGCCCTTGCGCAAATTAAAGCCTGTGGCGTTGAGGTTGACTACCACGGCGCGGACATGAGCAAGCCAGCTGAAATTGAAGATTTAATTAAGCAAACAGAAAAACGTTTTGGCTCATTAGATATATTGGTGAATAACGCAGGTATTCAATACACCGCCAACATCGAAGATTTTCCTGCGGATAAATGGGATGCCATTATTGCCATCAATTTGAGTTCTGCGTTTCATACAACGCATCATGCTCTGCCTGGAATGCAAAAACGCAATTGGGGCCGTATTATTAATATTGCATCAGTGCATGGCTTAGTAGCGTCAACACAAAAGGCCGCGTATGTCGCGGCAAAACACGGCATCGTTGGACTCACCAAGGTAACCGCTTTGGAAAATGCGCGTACCGGTATTACTTGTAATGCAATTTGCCCAGGCTGGGTTCTCACTCCATTAGTTCAAAAACAAGTTGATGCCCGCGCAGAGCGAGATGGCGTTTCAAATGAAGCAGCAAAAATTGCGCTCGTTTCTGAAAAACAACCTTCTGGACAATTTGTGACCCCTGAGCAATTGGCTGCTTTGGCTGTATTTTTATGTGGCCCAGACGCCTCTGAAGTCCGTGGGGTAGCCTGGAATATGGATGGTGGCTGGACTGCCCAGTAA
- a CDS encoding YqaA family protein, with the protein MEHALQHFFAWFEMPSVGLPAVFLSAFISATLLPVGSEPILFGYISLNPHLYWVAIIVATVGNTLGGMLDWGLGLLARKGMKSVGEPKDHRLKRLLSSWGPKMLLLSWLPGFGDPLCLAAGWLKLAWQPCLVYMFIGKLMRYLTLTWLLTLVPDSYWHQLGHWLHLI; encoded by the coding sequence ATGGAGCATGCACTTCAGCATTTTTTTGCGTGGTTTGAAATGCCTTCGGTGGGATTGCCCGCTGTTTTTTTAAGCGCATTCATTTCGGCAACCTTATTGCCCGTCGGTTCAGAACCCATTCTTTTTGGGTACATTTCGCTTAATCCCCATCTCTACTGGGTTGCCATCATAGTGGCAACAGTGGGTAATACCCTTGGCGGTATGTTGGATTGGGGGCTTGGATTGCTCGCGCGCAAGGGAATGAAGTCTGTTGGTGAGCCCAAAGATCATCGTCTAAAGCGCTTGCTAAGCAGTTGGGGGCCAAAAATGCTCTTGCTCTCATGGCTCCCGGGGTTTGGAGACCCGCTTTGTTTGGCTGCTGGATGGTTAAAGCTAGCTTGGCAGCCATGCCTGGTTTATATGTTTATAGGCAAACTAATGCGTTATCTGACCTTAACCTGGCTATTAACATTGGTCCCGGACAGTTATTGGCACCAATTAGGTCATTGGTTGCATCTGATCTAA
- a CDS encoding acyl-CoA dehydrogenase family protein has translation MNHPIPKPDQFQDMREALRDLCGSFDSAYWQKIDHERDYPEAFVDAMTKAGWLAALIPEEYGGSGLGLAEASVIMEEINFSGGNSGSCHGQMYNMGTLLRHGSEAQKKMYLPKIAAGELRLQSMAVTEPSTGTDTTKLKTTAVKKGDNYVVNGQKVWISRIQHSDLMILLARTTPISEVQRKSEGMSIFIVNLKDAIGKGMEVRPIANMVNHETNEVFFDNLEIPVENLIGTEGQGFKYILDGLNAERTLIAAECIGDAYWFIDRARRYANDRVVFDRPIGKNQGIQFPIADSYIETEAANLMRFKACELFDNHQPCGPEANMAKFLAAKASWEAANVCLQTHGGFGFANEYDVERKFRETRLYQVAPISTNLIYSYVAEHILGLPRSF, from the coding sequence ATGAATCACCCCATTCCCAAGCCGGATCAATTTCAAGACATGCGCGAGGCCCTCAGAGACCTCTGCGGTAGCTTTGATTCGGCTTACTGGCAAAAAATCGATCACGAGCGCGATTATCCCGAGGCTTTTGTAGATGCCATGACAAAAGCGGGTTGGTTAGCAGCTCTCATTCCGGAAGAGTATGGTGGTTCTGGCCTTGGTCTAGCAGAAGCCTCTGTCATCATGGAAGAGATCAATTTCTCTGGCGGTAATTCTGGTTCATGCCATGGTCAGATGTACAACATGGGTACCCTGCTGCGCCATGGTTCAGAAGCCCAGAAAAAAATGTACCTCCCTAAGATTGCCGCCGGTGAATTACGCCTTCAAAGTATGGCGGTAACCGAACCTTCAACCGGTACTGATACCACCAAACTCAAAACTACTGCGGTAAAAAAAGGTGACAATTATGTAGTCAATGGTCAAAAGGTTTGGATCTCTCGTATCCAGCATTCCGATTTGATGATCTTATTGGCCCGCACCACACCTATCAGTGAAGTCCAACGCAAATCAGAAGGTATGTCGATCTTTATTGTCAATCTCAAAGATGCGATTGGTAAAGGCATGGAAGTCAGACCAATTGCCAATATGGTGAATCACGAAACTAATGAAGTCTTCTTTGATAACTTAGAAATCCCTGTAGAGAATTTGATTGGCACCGAAGGTCAAGGCTTCAAATATATTCTTGATGGCCTCAATGCAGAGCGCACTCTTATCGCTGCAGAATGTATTGGTGATGCCTATTGGTTTATTGATCGCGCTAGACGTTATGCCAATGATCGAGTTGTCTTTGATCGCCCTATTGGAAAAAACCAAGGGATTCAGTTCCCGATTGCGGATAGCTATATTGAAACTGAAGCTGCTAATCTCATGCGCTTTAAGGCCTGTGAATTATTTGATAACCATCAGCCATGTGGGCCAGAAGCGAATATGGCCAAGTTTCTCGCGGCCAAAGCCTCCTGGGAAGCTGCCAACGTCTGCCTTCAGACGCATGGTGGTTTTGGATTTGCCAATGAATATGACGTAGAGAGAAAGTTCAGAGAAACCCGTCTTTACCAAGTTGCTCCCATTTCAACGAATTTAATTTATTCCTATGTTGCCGAGCACATTCTTGGTCTACCAAGGTCTTTTTAA
- a CDS encoding CaiB/BaiF CoA transferase family protein, which translates to MSIRPLDGITVVSLEHAIAAPFCTRQLADLGARVIKVERPGSGDFARAYDKQVKGLSSHFVWVNRSKESLTLDLKQPAALAALKTLLKTADVLVQNLAPSAAARMGLTADLLQKENPKLILCDISGYGNNGPYRDKKAYDLLIQSEAGFLSVTGTPETPSKAGNSIADIAAGMYAYTNILAALLQRGKTGKGSVIDISMLESLGEWMSFPMYYAYEGAEPPPRNGASHATIYPYGPFKAGDGGTVMLGLQNEREWTQFCEVVLEKSALAQDERFDKNFKRNEKRVELLAIIDQCFKTLSTEQLIARLEKAQIANARLNDMHGLWKHEQLQARNRWAKVDTPAGSIPALLPPGLNNSYEYRMDAIPAVGQHTESILQEIGLNDSNIAEMRASGAI; encoded by the coding sequence ATGAGCATACGTCCTTTAGATGGCATTACCGTTGTATCACTTGAGCACGCGATTGCAGCGCCCTTCTGTACCCGTCAACTGGCAGACCTAGGTGCTCGAGTAATTAAAGTAGAACGGCCCGGTAGTGGTGATTTTGCAAGGGCTTACGATAAACAAGTGAAAGGTCTGTCATCTCATTTTGTTTGGGTGAATCGCTCTAAAGAAAGCTTAACCCTAGATCTAAAACAGCCAGCTGCATTAGCAGCATTAAAAACCCTGCTGAAAACGGCTGATGTATTGGTGCAAAACTTAGCGCCTAGCGCAGCTGCCCGCATGGGCCTGACTGCGGATTTACTGCAAAAAGAGAATCCGAAATTGATTCTGTGTGATATCTCAGGCTATGGCAATAATGGTCCTTATCGTGATAAGAAGGCATATGACTTACTGATCCAAAGCGAGGCTGGTTTCTTATCGGTTACGGGTACTCCAGAAACCCCAAGCAAGGCGGGAAACTCCATAGCTGACATTGCTGCGGGTATGTATGCCTATACCAATATCTTGGCGGCACTCCTGCAAAGAGGCAAAACGGGTAAGGGTTCAGTCATTGATATATCCATGCTCGAATCTTTAGGTGAGTGGATGAGTTTTCCGATGTACTACGCATATGAAGGTGCCGAACCACCTCCGCGCAATGGCGCCTCGCATGCCACCATCTATCCTTATGGCCCCTTTAAAGCTGGGGATGGTGGGACTGTAATGCTTGGCCTACAGAATGAGCGTGAATGGACTCAATTTTGTGAAGTGGTTCTTGAAAAATCAGCACTTGCTCAAGATGAGCGTTTTGATAAAAACTTCAAGCGCAATGAAAAACGGGTTGAGCTCTTGGCCATCATTGATCAATGCTTCAAAACATTAAGCACTGAACAGCTGATCGCCAGATTAGAAAAAGCGCAGATTGCCAATGCTCGATTAAATGATATGCACGGCCTGTGGAAGCATGAGCAATTGCAAGCCCGCAATCGCTGGGCTAAAGTCGATACGCCAGCAGGAAGCATTCCAGCGCTCCTGCCGCCCGGATTAAACAATAGTTATGAGTACCGAATGGATGCCATTCCGGCAGTAGGTCAGCATACTGAGTCAATCCTCCAAGAAATTGGTTTAAACGATTCTAATATTGCCGAGATGCGCGCAAGCGGGGCGATTTAA
- the cls gene encoding cardiolipin synthase: MNSLTTFLIKHAFDINISWLVLIHFLLVTIFIGVIISVRRPVGVAFAWIFIVMTFPIVGISLYILIGDRPVGRSLTRKIKRMNQEYAQITEDMRRDYAGERQKIPVEARALSLLAETKNGTPVVSGNKLELHTNSLEILQLFIDEIDRAKASLHMEFYIWALGGDADRVGEAVIAAAKRGVKCRVLLDSLGSKDWFKSSWPGRFRNAGVQVTEALPIQIGRFQFRRADIRLHRKIFVVDGAIVWTGSMNLVDPRTFKQDSGVGEWVDAMVRVEGPVAAQFELTFSFDWSVDNPKITHFDDRVPPIAPYEGGAIAQELASGPVSRDDILYQVMLSAIIDAREELTITTPYFGPDDGLLQAMMASARRGVNVTLIVPKLNDSTLVAWSSKSYYEDLLDSGVKIAEFHGGLLHTKSLLVDGRTAIFGSVNFDQRSLRLNFEISLIVYNEEFCTQLKQLIESYLKQSDYLDSKAWAQRPRWHHYLENAAHLTSPLL, translated from the coding sequence ATGAATAGCTTAACTACCTTTTTAATAAAGCATGCCTTTGATATAAATATCAGCTGGCTTGTATTAATCCACTTTTTATTAGTCACCATTTTCATTGGCGTCATTATTTCTGTTAGAAGACCAGTCGGTGTTGCGTTTGCTTGGATTTTTATTGTGATGACTTTTCCAATAGTCGGAATTAGTTTGTATATTCTGATTGGCGATCGACCAGTTGGTCGGAGTTTGACTCGAAAAATTAAACGCATGAATCAGGAGTACGCCCAAATCACGGAAGATATGCGAAGGGATTATGCGGGGGAGAGGCAGAAGATTCCCGTTGAAGCCCGTGCATTAAGTTTATTAGCAGAGACAAAAAATGGAACACCAGTAGTTTCTGGTAATAAGCTCGAACTGCATACAAATTCTTTAGAAATTCTTCAGCTCTTTATTGATGAGATTGATCGTGCTAAAGCAAGTCTTCATATGGAGTTCTATATTTGGGCTCTTGGAGGTGATGCTGATCGAGTCGGTGAAGCGGTTATTGCAGCAGCAAAGCGTGGTGTCAAATGCCGGGTTTTATTGGACTCTTTGGGGAGTAAAGATTGGTTTAAATCAAGTTGGCCAGGCCGCTTTCGTAATGCAGGGGTTCAAGTAACCGAAGCTTTGCCTATCCAGATCGGCCGTTTTCAATTTAGACGGGCAGATATCCGTCTGCATAGAAAAATATTTGTGGTTGATGGCGCAATTGTTTGGACTGGCAGTATGAATCTGGTCGATCCACGCACCTTTAAGCAAGATTCGGGAGTGGGCGAGTGGGTAGATGCGATGGTGCGCGTTGAAGGACCGGTCGCCGCTCAGTTTGAACTTACCTTTTCTTTTGACTGGAGTGTAGATAACCCAAAAATTACGCATTTCGATGATCGTGTGCCACCAATCGCGCCTTATGAAGGTGGGGCGATTGCCCAAGAATTGGCTTCAGGTCCCGTAAGTCGAGATGATATTTTGTATCAAGTCATGCTTTCTGCAATCATTGATGCGCGTGAAGAGCTAACCATTACCACTCCCTATTTTGGTCCTGATGATGGTTTATTGCAGGCCATGATGGCATCAGCCAGGCGGGGTGTTAATGTGACTTTGATTGTTCCTAAGTTAAATGATTCAACCTTAGTTGCTTGGAGTAGCAAAAGTTATTATGAAGATCTTCTGGATTCAGGAGTCAAGATTGCCGAGTTTCATGGGGGCTTACTTCATACCAAGAGCTTACTGGTTGATGGCCGAACTGCGATCTTTGGTTCAGTGAACTTTGATCAACGTAGCCTGCGCCTCAATTTTGAGATTAGCTTGATTGTTTATAACGAAGAATTCTGTACTCAATTAAAGCAGTTAATCGAGTCATATCTAAAGCAATCAGACTATTTAGATTCCAAAGCATGGGCCCAAAGACCAAGATGGCATCATTACTTGGAGAATGCCGCCCATCTTACTTCGCCGCTGCTTTAA
- a CDS encoding endonuclease/exonuclease/phosphatase family protein, translating into MDQNKGSRFTVMSMNVHKGLSPLHRHSTIYQLRQRMRTHYPDLLFLQELQQEHRGRLQRFGQWPLTELTHFLSEDFWRDWHYGKNSEYPDGHHGNAILSRHPLSKGNNYDISAYRFEKRGLLHSVTQLDGVSQSIHCFCVHLALFERGRERQLTEIIRYIEELTGDAPTIVAGDFNDWRNRISAPMREAGFNEVFEVLTGAPARTFPSIRPMLAMDRIYVRGFKVHSVEILHEWLKLSDHLGITAELELK; encoded by the coding sequence ATGGATCAAAACAAGGGTTCACGTTTCACAGTAATGAGCATGAATGTTCATAAGGGTTTATCACCTCTGCATCGCCATTCGACGATTTATCAATTGCGCCAAAGAATGCGTACTCATTATCCAGACTTATTGTTTTTGCAAGAATTACAACAGGAACATCGAGGTCGCTTGCAGCGTTTCGGGCAGTGGCCACTGACAGAGTTAACCCACTTCCTCTCTGAAGATTTCTGGCGTGACTGGCATTATGGAAAAAACTCGGAGTATCCCGATGGACATCATGGCAATGCCATTCTCTCTAGGCATCCCTTAAGCAAGGGAAATAATTACGATATCTCGGCTTATCGTTTTGAGAAACGCGGCCTGTTGCATAGCGTGACTCAGCTAGATGGTGTTAGTCAATCCATCCACTGTTTTTGTGTGCATCTAGCTCTCTTTGAACGCGGCAGGGAGCGTCAGCTCACTGAAATTATTCGCTATATAGAAGAGCTGACAGGTGATGCGCCTACGATTGTCGCTGGCGATTTTAATGACTGGCGCAACCGCATTAGCGCGCCAATGCGTGAGGCTGGGTTTAATGAAGTGTTTGAGGTCCTAACTGGCGCCCCGGCTAGAACCTTCCCTAGCATTAGACCAATGTTGGCTATGGATCGTATTTATGTCCGAGGCTTTAAGGTGCATTCTGTAGAGATATTGCACGAATGGCTGAAGTTATCGGATCACCTAGGAATTACTGCAGAATTGGAACTTAAATGA
- a CDS encoding (2Fe-2S)-binding protein, with the protein MAEVVCLCNEVLDDDLREYLDAHPIDSIDELREQASICNKCMQCQELVEAEIYLARVRRQRAAGQF; encoded by the coding sequence ATGGCTGAAGTAGTTTGCCTCTGTAACGAGGTCTTAGATGACGACCTACGTGAATATCTAGATGCCCATCCCATCGATTCTATCGATGAACTGAGGGAGCAGGCCTCTATTTGCAATAAATGTATGCAATGCCAAGAATTGGTTGAGGCTGAAATTTATCTTGCTCGCGTTAGGCGCCAGCGGGCAGCAGGTCAGTTTTGA
- a CDS encoding ABC transporter permease encodes MLTAFQDAIALLTHLDDGVLGIVLVSLKVSATALLFSTLLGLPIGALLATEQFSGKKLIVVILNTLMGVPTVIIGVLVYLLLSRTGPLGAFGWLFTVKGMILAQILLTTPLVAALSRQILEDSWKIHRDSFLSLRLPVLARYKWLIWDCRFSLTIALLAGLARAISEVGAVMIVGGNIDHSTRTMTTAIALETSKGDLPLALALGIVLMSTVLIANLFTFSLRQVAERRYG; translated from the coding sequence ATGTTGACTGCCTTTCAAGACGCGATTGCCCTCCTGACCCATCTAGACGATGGAGTCTTGGGAATTGTTTTGGTCTCTTTAAAGGTTAGCGCCACCGCCCTCCTCTTTTCCACTCTACTTGGATTGCCGATAGGTGCTCTTTTGGCTACCGAGCAATTTTCCGGAAAAAAGCTGATTGTGGTGATCTTAAATACCCTAATGGGTGTGCCGACTGTGATCATTGGAGTTTTGGTCTATCTACTCCTATCGCGCACAGGACCACTGGGAGCATTTGGCTGGCTGTTCACTGTGAAGGGTATGATTCTGGCGCAAATCCTCCTCACAACCCCATTAGTAGCCGCCCTGAGCCGCCAAATCTTGGAAGACTCCTGGAAGATTCACCGCGATTCTTTTCTTAGCCTCAGGCTACCAGTGCTTGCTCGTTATAAATGGCTTATTTGGGATTGTCGGTTCTCGCTAACAATCGCTCTTTTAGCAGGACTAGCGAGAGCAATTTCTGAGGTTGGCGCTGTCATGATTGTCGGTGGCAATATCGATCACTCCACAAGAACTATGACAACTGCTATTGCTCTAGAAACAAGCAAAGGCGACCTTCCTCTAGCTCTTGCCCTAGGAATTGTCCTGATGTCCACCGTGCTGATTGCGAACTTATTTACCTTTAGCCTTCGTCAAGTTGCGGAGCGTCGCTATGGTTAA
- a CDS encoding ATP-binding cassette domain-containing protein — MVNANEQFTRFIELKDITVKSNDRTILNIPHAIIPTDRITACIGPNGAGKTTFLKLLDGLVKPDTGSIHYSFLPKTALVLHHTPMIKASTRTNISMATDADPSITSSQIDQAIHQVGLSALASSPAHKLSAGERQKICLARAFLLKPNLMLLDEPTANLDPQATEQVEQLVRDFKNSNVDVVFSSHLLAQVQRLAQYVLFIDQGEVKEKGPVGPFFSNPQTSAAKRYLAQELLID; from the coding sequence ATGGTTAATGCGAACGAACAATTTACTCGATTTATTGAGCTCAAAGACATTACGGTTAAGAGTAATGATCGAACCATTCTCAATATTCCACATGCCATCATTCCCACTGATCGCATCACAGCATGCATTGGCCCCAATGGAGCTGGTAAGACCACATTTCTCAAGCTGTTGGATGGGCTGGTCAAACCAGATACCGGCAGTATTCACTACTCCTTCCTGCCCAAAACTGCACTGGTACTGCATCACACGCCAATGATTAAGGCATCTACCAGGACGAATATCAGCATGGCAACCGATGCTGATCCATCAATTACTTCCAGCCAAATTGATCAAGCTATTCATCAGGTAGGTTTGAGTGCGTTGGCTTCCAGTCCAGCACATAAGCTTTCTGCCGGTGAGAGGCAAAAAATCTGTCTTGCACGAGCATTCTTGCTAAAGCCGAACTTAATGTTGCTGGACGAGCCCACTGCGAATTTGGATCCTCAGGCTACGGAACAAGTAGAGCAATTAGTTCGGGATTTTAAAAATTCCAATGTAGACGTAGTCTTCTCTTCTCATTTGCTTGCTCAAGTTCAAAGACTGGCTCAGTACGTTCTCTTTATTGATCAAGGCGAGGTAAAAGAAAAGGGGCCCGTGGGCCCCTTCTTTTCCAATCCACAAACATCTGCTGCCAAACGTTATCTAGCTCAAGAACTACTCATAGATTAA